In Plasmodium vivax chromosome 10, whole genome shotgun sequence, the sequence ttttttttttttttttaaacagtTTGTCGCCTCTTGCTCATTTAACGTTTCATCAAACTATCATTATTAACAGTGAAGGATTTATTGTTGCCTGTAGAGGTGGTTCCACCCGTTGTTGTGTCTGCTTAGGCGGCGAATGCATCCCTGTGTTGCAGGGAGTAAGCGATAAGCCTACAGAGTAAATCAGTGCGACGCGTTTCTTACCGATTGAGAAAATCAAATGTATGCTTAACGGTGTGATCATTTAAaaggttatattttttttttcccaccatgTGTGTCCTGATTGgtattcttttctttttttttttttttgaaagcgCAAAATTGAGCAGTTGTTTATTGACATGACAGCGTTTTTGTAGAACTGTGCACTTGCACACACaaacacgaaaaaaaggaaaaaaaaggaaaaaaaaaaaaaaaaaggaagaggaagaggaagagagaAATAGGAATGAACGAAGTAGCAAAGCGGCTAACCCAACGGGCGACATACCATTCGGGTCCATACGCGCCTACGTACGACCACACCAGTTGAGAATTCGGTTTATCAAATAGGACAACAacttaaacataaaaaaagcaattgtgggggaaaaaaaaaaaaaaaaaaaaaaaaaaccatacTCTTTTAATTCAAATGTTCAGgacaaatttaatattttggccttcttctccttggcATCTCCTGCgaaggggttaaaaaaaaaagattcaCTCATTTTCACTTACGTTTGCGTAACTTTTTGGATGGGGTTAACGCGGGCAAAAATAGCGACGCGTTCGAAAGAGGGCAGTTTTACTAACACCTTTCCCCCTTACACGTAGCCACAAACACTACTATACTACAGTGCACACATCTTACCTAAAAACAACTCCGTTATTTCGATGTGCGGCGTGATGAAGAAGTACTGCTTGTCGTTGTTCTGCTCAATAAATTCGCAAAAGCGCTGCATGCTGATGAGggtggggagggggaaaaataaaacagcaTATGTGTGTGCGCTTTGCAAATGTTGCAATGTACGTttcatgggggggaaaatgaggGAGAGCGCGTTTAGGACCACTCATCCGTTTTCGCATCGCTTCCTGGGGAGCATGCGAACAGAGGGGATAGAATTGTCGCTTCTCTGGTAAGTCTCCCCGGGCAGCTCTCTCCActgtgtttatttatttatatatatatttttttttatttatttatttttttctttttcgcccccGTCTTACTTCTTCACCCGGGTGAGCTCGTCCATGTACACGTCGAGCTCGTCGAAGATGTGGAAGGAAGAGGCCTCCGTGAGGGACAAAGATGCCAGGAGGGCCATCTGAATGGTCGAGCGCTCGCCACCGGACAAGGAGTTGATttccataaaaatgtttttggACAAATCTTGGTTAATCGAAACCAAGACTTTTAAATTTCGGTTTAAATCGTCAAACTCGATTTTGCCCTTGTAGTTGTTCATACCTTtcagcatatttttaaagtgcGAAGTTATTtgctcttttgttttttttaaaacttggCAAAATTTAGACCTCCTCAACTTTATATTCGCCAAATGcatatcataattatttctcAAGTCGTTAATTTGCTTCAATTGCGCGTTGTAACTTTTTTCCTCGTTTGCGTATTGCTCAATTAGTGTGTGGAAAAAGTTCCTTATGGAGTTGTCTGTGCTGTCCTTTTCGCTGAAGCCGTTTATTTTAAGCAGCTCCGTgatttccttctttttttcgcacctCTTTTTCCACAGCACGTCGGCGTAGTTATCGTCCAGCAGGTCAGGGGGGGCTTCACACGGGGGATTCACCGCTGAGTAGCAAGCCGCGTCACCCACCGCGTCACCCACCGCATCACCCGCTGAGCCCTCCTCGCAGGAGTCGCCTTCCTTGCTGAACAAGTTGTCGTGGCTGCCCCCAGCTGGAGGGGCACTGCTCGAGATGGTGACGGTGTTAGTGTTGTTGCTCGCGCTCGTGCCGGTGCCACCCCCGGCCAGCACCGCCCTTACGCATTGGCCCAAATCGCGAAGGGCCCTTATTTcgccttcccttttcttATCACCCGAGTTGACAGCCAGTTGGCAACTGCCTTCCTCGTTGTGCACCGCGCCCTCGTCCCCCCTCGAGAGGACAAAGAGCTGGTTAAAGGAGCTGAGATTCGAGAGGGGCACACGGGTGAAGATGAGTTCCCCCTTGGCTGCACCACAGTTCGGGTGTTCCACAGTGAAGGTAACGCGCACTGTGCCTTCCTCAGCAGCgtcgtcattttttcttttctcaaGTGTTTCCTTCTCACTTTGCTGTTGCCTGGTGCTGTCCTCCCCAAGGGGTTCCTCCCCCTGAGGGTTCGCGTCTTCCACCTGGTTCTCCTCCCCGCAGCGATCTATGCGAATGTTCGTTATAGGCACATTAGCGGGCCTTCCCCTTAGGACCAAAAAGGGACTCTCCAAAAGTGACTCCGCAAGGGGAAACTCATTTGCAAGGCATTCAAAGTAAATGCTGTGTAGCTTGTTCATCGCTGCTAAGAAGCTTCTCTTATTTTTCAAAGCAGTTTCATCATTTCTGAGTTTGTCTCTCTCCAGTTTGATTAGGACTTCACACAGGTTGTTATATTCCTCAATCATGCTGgccattttctcctttttcctaCCCAAGTAATGAGTATGTGTTGATATTAACCATTTGTGGGTCAGGCACCTCTCAAGGgtgttcctcttcttcccttccaGGGTGTCTACATATCGATCAATTTCGGTCACATTTTCATCAATTTCGTCaatatctttatttttttctttaatttctaAGTCCATTTGTTCTGAAAAGATATCATCATGGTTTTGTATTAGTTCCTCAATATTTCGGTGCTGGTACTTCAGTTCGTCCTGCGCATATCGGCATTTTTTTAGGGACTCGTTTAGACTCTCCAGGACGTTTTTACAGGAGAGTAACCTCTTCGACGTTTTGACAatttcttcgtttttctcctccttcctcttttctAACTCGTTCAAATGTTCTTCACTCGTTTTGTAATCCGAATTTGGCACGACTTCCCCAGCAGGGAGTTGTTCCGTGGACGCAGATGTGGTTACCCCATCGGAATCTCCAACTGTGGcaacttccccatttgtggtAACATTCGTTCCGTGCTGATGATGCTTGTGGTCTAGCGTTGTACCCCCGTTCGTTGTCTTATACATGGTCCCCTCCTCACTGTGCATGTTTAGAAACATGGGCTTCTTATAGTAGTCTTCTTTGGCCGGCTGGTAATGCAGCCCCCCATTGGGGAGCACCTTCACCACAACAAACTCGTCCACCACGTAAATGGActtgacaatttttttgtcgttTGTTCGTAGCAGCTCGTGGAGTTCTTCCGAATTTTTGCACACCAACGTTTGCACCACTTTAAAATTATCATGCAGATAGAAGAGGAGCGAGGTTGGAAGAAGGTCggcatttaaaaaggagtaaaTAGTCCTACCATTAATTTTGCTCAGAATGGTGTGAATACTTTGTAGCAACGTTTTTCTGTTTATGTGTTGAAAGGCGTTCGTTACgattatgttcattttgtttttattctcCATTTCGATGCTGCTCAGTTTATTTTTGTCCTCATAGCAGCTGACTAGCCAAGAGTAGAAGAGATCCCCCAGATGCTTTTCGATGATGGAAAGGACCTTCTCGTTCATGACCTGTTCCTTTAGTCGTATGTATTCTCCCGCGGGTCCTATCGGTTCGTACTTGAATACCAAATCGGGGTTTTCCTCCTTCGCGTGATTTTGCTTCACCTTTTCGTTTTGGATCAGCACGCTGTTCTTCCCCTGGGGAAACAACTCAGGTGGGTAAAGCACAGAAGAGCATACCTCATCGGACGaattcacaattttgtaatttttcaaGATATTACTTCTAACCGAGTAAATATCATACCCGTAGGTGTAaatctttctttttatttgtgtgttttttattttttgcattttattGGAGTGCACCTTGAGGAGATGAATTTGTCTGCTTATATCCTCCAGCGCGTTGTGGCCTTTATTTAAGGTGTATTCCAACTCGTAGATTtgattttcccttttgctgaTTTCGTTACGCAGCTGTGTGTCTCGCTCCGTttcttctttcattttttcattaattttttccatttcggaTTGGTACTTGTGCAAATGTTCCTGCAGgaggtttttattttccttggCTTTCTCAAACGAGCTTAGATAATTCACAATTTCGTTCTTCCTAC encodes:
- a CDS encoding hypothetical protein, conserved (encoded by transcript PVX_079985A), which codes for MDISPTPYNMKNSESGSTASLESGTNVHERNGFFEGKGGVSRCRKRKRKRRRGRASEAGASDEWDEEKEEQGGKGVTGETGASGTIDADGEKDAKREKRNGRARKNEDLRTSDSLSNGEKSSGLSLSDGSWFKKKGHSPSGDDEMKMSRARRGDSTTDRRVKRKKKASKLGKGKQSGADDCADGRRGEELFGDWSHSGSVLKGEQGGKGGEEARSEEDSGDGSGNPNDHPNDHPNDHLSDGGALKDGEAHVLRDCDLSDFHGSTGKIIKLRIRNFLNHENLEMSFNSNKNIIIGKNGKGKSAIAQAVAVGLGSQGKHAGRDISLSNYIKDYDKNKKNLVCYIEIFLSNSGKNSYKRELYGDVIVVKRVLSAHTSKFFLYGVKQNRKDGTSMYVHAQEGEATGGATAGVTTGVTATVGGTPHEWSQPNRTDSQPNGLNSNRSVKRKAFIDSYLNFIKLNIRSPCVYLDQEKGKQFFSNITEKALHKFFMNSVGLDIVESEIEKENELLQNCVVQIKQKETQLSPQVEEMKRMKERNEMLKTEFEKLKVLDNNYKMVVFFTLLKNAIILFNEYLKSEHLKNEKVILSIQKKMNRLADQIELLKMDVKKVIERDTQVYLFVKKNQDKVAKYGDMILQLNELKREYASRKNEIVNYLSSFEKAKENKNLLQEHLHKYQSEMEKINEKMKEETERDTQLRNEISKRENQIYELEYTLNKGHNALEDISRQIHLLKVHSNKMQKIKNTQIKRKIYTYGYDIYSVRSNILKNYKIVNSSDEVCSSVLYPPELFPQGKNSVLIQNEKVKQNHAKEENPDLVFKYEPIGPAGEYIRLKEQVMNEKVLSIIEKHLGDLFYSWLVSCYEDKNKLSSIEMENKNKMNIIVTNAFQHINRKTLLQSIHTILSKINGRTIYSFLNADLLPTSLLFYLHDNFKVVQTLVCKNSEELHELLRTNDKKIVKSIYVVDEFVVVKVLPNGGLHYQPAKEDYYKKPMFLNMHSEEGTMYKTTNGGTTLDHKHHQHGTNVTTNGEVATVGDSDGVTTSASTEQLPAGEVVPNSDYKTSEEHLNELEKRKEEKNEEIVKTSKRLLSCKNVLESLNESLKKCRYAQDELKYQHRNIEELIQNHDDIFSEQMDLEIKEKNKDIDEIDENVTEIDRYVDTLEGKKRNTLERCLTHKWLISTHTHYLGRKKEKMASMIEEYNNLCEVLIKLERDKLRNDETALKNKRSFLAAMNKLHSIYFECLANEFPLAESLLESPFLVLRGRPANVPITNIRIDRCGEENQVEDANPQGEEPLGEDSTRQQQSEKETLEKRKNDDAAEEGTVRVTFTVEHPNCGAAKGELIFTRVPLSNLSSFNQLFVLSRGDEGAVHNEEGSCQLAVNSGDKKREGEIRALRDLGQCVRAVLAGGGTGTSASNNTNTVTISSSAPPAGGSHDNLFSKEGDSCEEGSAGDAVGDAVGDAACYSAVNPPCEAPPDLLDDNYADVLWKKRCEKKKEITELLKINGFSEKDSTDNSIRNFFHTLIEQYANEEKSYNAQLKQINDLRNNYDMHLANIKLRRSKFCQVLKKTKEQITSHFKNMLKGMNNYKGKIEFDDLNRNLKVLVSINQDLSKNIFMEINSLSGGERSTIQMALLASLSLTEASSFHIFDELDVYMDELTRVKNMQRFCEFIEQNNDKQYFFITPHIEITELFLGDAKEKKAKILNLS